The sequence GGAAATCTCCCTGTATAGAAATCTGTCTTGGTAAATCTTGGCGAATAAATTGTTCCAGAGTTGTCATAACAGTCTCAATATCAATCTGTTGCGGGTTTTCTGACCGTTTAAACGATACTCGCCCTTCCCCCGGCCAGTGGTGCGCTTTTACCGGAAGCCAGCCATAACTTTCGCCAATATTGCCAATAAGATGCCCGGCTGAATGCATGCGCGCGTTTAAAAGCCGGCGCTCACTGTCGACACGAGCGCCATACTTCCCAGCAGCAATGGGTTTTGCAACGTAATGAATTAATTGCCCTTGCTGCTGAACAACTCGCAATACCTGATTATCATCGATAAAACCCGTATCAGAGGGCTGCCCACCACCTTGCGGGTGGAAAATTGTCGCCTGCAATATCACTGCAAATTGGTCGCCATCAGGTGTGCAGCTCAACACATCAACATCCATAGCCAGCGTATCATTCTCAAAAAATAGACAAGTTGTCATGATCATTATCCTTTTATCATTTCCATTATAATTATATTGATGTCAGTCTGACGTGATAATCCGTCACATACTCAAAGGACTGTTGCGCTGTGAGCACAAATCTCCCACTAGCATTACTCAGTGAAATGGCTATTTTCGTTAAAGTGGTCGAAACCGGTAGTTTCTCAGCTGTTGCCCGCCAATTGGGGGTTTCCCCATCAGCAATTAGCCGCAGTA comes from Yersinia canariae and encodes:
- a CDS encoding alanyl-tRNA editing protein; this encodes MTTCLFFENDTLAMDVDVLSCTPDGDQFAVILQATIFHPQGGGQPSDTGFIDDNQVLRVVQQQGQLIHYVAKPIAAGKYGARVDSERRLLNARMHSAGHLIGNIGESYGWLPVKAHHWPGEGRVSFKRSENPQQIDIETVMTTLEQFIRQDLPRQISIQGDFREVGFGELPAYACGGTHVRSLHVLGQIIVQSISEKKGIMSINYKVD